Genomic window (Diabrotica undecimpunctata isolate CICGRU chromosome 6, icDiaUnde3, whole genome shotgun sequence):
tacttgattataaaaaaaaataaacaaaaatatacttacatattgattttatttttctatagtgGTTCCATAATACGATGCAGAGAAAAATGGGCAACTCcgattatttaatattttcttttaattacaaacagggtaactccaaaaatttaaataattgttatttaatcaaaatatttttttatgctttttagTAACTTCAAAGTGCAAAATAAATAGACAACAAATAGATTTTTGGAATACTGATATTataagtattaatttttttaagaagtttttttgtgttcctgtaaagttttaaaaaacggAGTTAGCCGCTCTGCAAGTTAAGCCATCGATTTGTCTTTCCCaagaatttaacaaataaaaaatatgcgTTAAAAACCATTACTTGACATATGTATGAATAGCCTTTTGGACCATTTCACATTTTTCCTTTCACACGAAGAATAACCAAGCATCTGATCTTTACGATCAACGCCGCCCATATACttattatattctaaaattgGTAAAGGTTTTGCCAAATTTTTACCCCTTATGTTTTCGAATAGGttcattttgtttttgaattCTGTGCACTCTTATTGGACTTTTATCTCTCCATTTTCCAACTAAAATATCCTTCTGGTATTTTCCAATTATAACACCAGGTTGAGCACTTTTAATTTCTTGAGGAATTCCTTGACTTTTCATGTTTAGGGTTCTAGTTCAGAAGGTGTAATTTATTATAAGTGCTTTGGCAAGTTCAAGTCCAGTATACAAGTTATCTACAAAAAGTGAGTGACCATATCCaagataattttttatcaattcaCAAATAACTTTCGTTAAGTGACCTTTTCCACCTACGGAATCTTGTAATCCagtatatacatgtatgtttaaaACCATACCATCAGATTCAGTTAAAACATATAGCTTAATGCCATACTTATGTCTTTTGTTCTTGATGAACTGTCGCCCTAACCACAAAAGCATTGATTCATTGATCCAGAGATTCTTTCCAGGTTGATAAATCGGATGCATcctattattaaaataatttaatataagcCGTAGCCTGTCCTGAATAACTTCACTATCAGCAGGATTTTGAACAAAATGTAGTGTTCTAAGAATAATTAAAAACCGATTTCGACCCATATTGTCATGAAAACATCTTAAATTAAAAAGCGGATCAGTCCTCCAATAATCATTAACTCCATTTGGTTTCCAGGTGCGCTgtgaagcgctcctagagcaaaacattggtatgaacattaacggagagttaattaacaatatacgatacgctgatgacacgctaatattaacagataacctagcaaatttacagtttttgatggaaaacataaacacccataccaaaaagtatggtctaaaactgaacatcaaaaagactaaattcatgattgtaacaaagaagctgtacaccaatgtgaatttaaccataaataatcagccagttgaaagagttacgtcctacaaatatttaggggtttgcttcactgatactaatgaccagaaaAGAGAAATCAAggggcgaatagagatagcgagacaatcgtttgtcaaaatgaaaaagtttctatgcagccgggacataaatataaacttaagaacgagaatgttaaggtgctatgttttctccgttctgctgtacggcatggaagcctggacactgaaaaagataaacatcaaaaacattgaggcattcgagatgtggtgttacaggagaatgtggaaaataccatggacagaaaaagtaacaaatcaagatgttctgctgaagatggggaaggaatgcgaagtcggAAGGaagtaggaggatttcctggttgcgaaatttaagggagtggtatgggtgcagttcaatacagttgttcagagatgcagccaacaaagtaaagattgctgaaatggtagccaacctccgataggagacggtactgcaagaagaagaaggtttccATGTTCCCAAGTGGAGCAGTAACCCTAGAAATACTTTCAGTGCAGAAACTGCCATTGGTTTCTATCTTGTTATTTGAGATTGTTCATCACGTGGAGTCAAACATATTTGTTTGGCATGTTTATTTGTTTCATCCACAATCAAGTTAAAAACTCTCATCTGAAATGAGAAAAAAATAATCAATTGAAGTATTTTTTCTGGCCTTTCAGTTTTCTAGccctgaaaaaattaaaaattttcaggtTAGGTTCATCATTGTCCACTTAAATTCACGTTTTTGCCTATACCAACTTCTTCATTATTAGATTGATGTTGATCAATATTTTTTCCGTCATAATCGTTGTCAGCTAGAAAAACAATCACAAATTATAAGATAACTCGTCGCTCTGGTTGTCTTCTTGGGCCTCTACAAGTTTTTCCTCACTATCTTAGTGTGTAAGTAAATATTCAAGTTCTTCGTTTGTGAGACATTTTCATATTTCGTGAGCGATTTCCAGTAAGAAATTTTGGTTATTTAGCACGTGAACTTCCCGACTGATCGTCATCGGCCATTTTGAACTAACAGGAATACTCTCCCCAACATTATGCTAATTTTAGTAACGTAAAATGGTTTAGCTATATGCTCCCGAAATATGAAATAGACCACTTAAGTGCTCATcgcagtggcggctcgtggctttaGAAACAGGGTCGGCAAGGTTTTTTTGTCTCTTCAAATAGGTATGCAATCATCACAGGaaacttttttttggtttttttttggtttttttgtttttttcttataaagtttgaacctaaacatgtttataaattaactctagtcTACGTTGTTAGGAAGTAGCGAAATGGATTATAACGCCATCGTAAATTTTATTAGAGTTTTTGAgagatttaaaagttttttttctattgacatttgagacaagcttgacattctctcttgtttcatggtgttTGGAAAATACGTTTTGATTCTATTGAGGCAAGAGAAATCCCCTTCATTTGAGGCAGAAGTTGATgataatgagagaattaatgacaataatttattgatTTAGATAACAGTTTGTTATGATGAATTGCAATATagaaaattatacatatcttgtaacttatcccatcttcggaaaatatttggatcagcttataaaacttttaattcattttctaattttattttaataaaaaataatggataatttttaataaactttccTAATAGATATCTTGAATATTCTTTAGCGACCCTTTAAAATTTTGAATCGttaaagaggtcaaaaatttgcaaatcttcaaaattcgaagaACGAgaatctatttgcataataatagtatccaaaatttcaaaatgtaTTCGTTTTTCGAGATTACTATCCCTACGAAAATTAATGATTTTACGCgtatcctgcaaaactaaattaTTATATGCCCATGACAATCagtaaataaagcttgcggtgcaatagttttaacttttgcctgAAGACCATTTAATTTACCGGACCATACGGTAGCGCCGTCATAAGTTTTCCCtgccaatttatttttgatatcaaaaatataGCCTAATGGCTGTTACTCAAGTTTGTAAAACCTAAAAATCTCCCATAAATATTACCAAgtaacgcgtatcgaacaacCATTGATACTAATTGTGAATGACCTGATATATCAgtagtttcatctacttctagcgaAAAGTaaatggtttcctgaatctcaTATTCAACGTTAGTCAAAATGTAACTAAATGAttctattaattaatttatatcaATTAAACTACGTGaaactgcgtgattattttttacaatttcgttatgtttaatagcatattcacgttgggcattatctaatgaaacacagatattttgttttccaaataaatctagctgtatgtatgatctttcgaaatatcatgtttCTGTAAAGCCTTGAATAATTCttttaaattatcgtaaccagattcacaccacCAATTTTGATGTTTGccctatttgtcgaaaataaaatgcaaggccaacaggaaagtttgttttttatttcactcccggtAAGCCATATAAGGATGTcccttatttttaatatcaatttgttttttttttattttttatggaatAGATGAAATTCCATTTTGCAAAATTTACCATATCAGATTTATCAGTGCCTACAGTTTCTAACATATcttgcattttttaggttaatttacctgaattagtttacagtttaattaaaaaaaaaactttaaatatatcaaaaaacccTTTAACTATTTATGGCAACGATAACTTATCGCCGttttacttataaaattaaagtagtaaactagtaaaaaattaaaacaaattaatacaaaatgaatcgATCGATACGGTCTCAGGAAAGCCAGTCAGTGCACTATCACTTCTCTACTTAGGTACTTATTCTTCTTATCCCGAAATAATATTTCATTTGCGGTCAATACCAATGAAGCATCGGCAAATTCAATTCTGCCGTATTCATGGCCGTACCTACCATTTAAGTGCGTACGGAGAGAAATGCATATTTGGTTGCCTATCGGCTAATATTCCCAAagaaacaaatgacatcaacttACTACCCGCgataattaattattgaaatactgattaaattaaatattaaaaaaatctctaaTATCTCCAAATGTATGGGTAGGCACAGCCGACCCTGACCGGCCGCCACTGGCTCACCGTATACTGAAGTGTCATGATACTACAACAAACAGTATCATGCAGAAGTGTTAATTATGACAAAAACGCGGATCAGCGTCGTGAGCACTCAGCGATGGATCGGTAAAAGGCGGGACCGCGTTATGCGCAGTGATAGTGTTAAACCAATCGTTCTGTATTCATTAGATTTTGAGTTTTCTGTAATCTATAATAACAATATCTAGCTATCAACCTAACCAAAGATTGTTTTGTAGACCTACCTAAAAGTTATAAATCCGTACAAATATGTTTGGCCAAAACGTCTCCCCACCCCCTTGAGTGGTGAGTTTATCTTACCTGTACCGATAAGGATTGAcggtataattttttaaatacattgtgtaagtattgatttatatgtgattcattcTGGGTCAAATGATCCACTAAAATTTTCTCATGGGTTTTTAGTCTATAAGTATGGGCAGTGAGTgcgaattttttatataaataaaaaaataagtatttctcATTGAAATACATTGTATCCTAATGACAAACATTTATGTAAAAAcgcaacatatatttttttaatttatgtcaaTAAAAGTTTAGGTATGTTGTTAACCTTGTACGCCGAACCTAGGGCAAGAAGACGAATGTAATCGACTGTATTACATAATgacttattattatatataagtgGATTCAGCTTAAATGATTGGAAATGAATTCAGTACAGATTTAGTTAATAGAAGCGGCAGTTGTGTGTGCTTGATTAACTGTAtacaacttttttttataaaaatgacaaacttACCACAAGATGTGTGTCAATTGGTCGAAAAGTCATTAAACCAATCGTTGGACAATTTAGATGTAACTATACATGTAGGAAATAAAAAAGGCGAAGGATATATTGGAGAAATAATATTTGCgtctttcaaaaataaaaaaacattgaaagAGGATCATCTTGTCATTAAAAAGGTGTTTTCGAGTGATAAAGAAGAAACAAGAGCTTTTTTATCGCATTCGTATCTCAAtgaaattaacttttatataaaCATCTGGCCAGCTttcaaaacatttcaaaaatcgtTTATTTCGACAAAGCTTTTAGACGTAGTACCTAAATGTTATGGAACGTCATCTTTGAGTGGTAGTGAAAAAGTTATTTTAGAAAACTTAAAGTTTAGCAATTACGATGTACATccgaaaaaagttgtagttagtgATGCATTGTacgaagaaatttttaaattgtacGGCCAATTCCACGCAATATCTTTTGCAATGAAACATTATCAGCCAAAGGAGTATGAAAAACTGACAGAGCCTTTGCACAATAACTGGCTGGGATTCTTGAACACGGACCTTTGTACGAGGGGCATCATTGATACATTTAAGGCCCTGGAAAAAATTCTAGAATTAAAAAACGAAGACGATTTGTTGAGAAAAATTCAGCCATATGTCAAAAATGGCGTCAAAATATATGAAGAAGGTGTAAAATATAAGGGAGCTTATTCGGTTATTATTCATGGAGATTGTTGGAGTAACAATATGATGATAAAGTATAATGTAAGTTAACAGTTTTTACAACCAGTAAGTATTTTAGATTTTAGAATTTTCAAACACATTATCCTTTCGAATTGTGTTTTCTCGTCTTATCACACTCTGAGCTGGATTAGTCCTTTTTCTCTTTGTTTTAATTACAATCTTAAAgtatttacttactttacttacttttacatgtctgatttttaaatagagatgcaaaaatatttaatcggatcgaaaacagtaagtattcttaatgtatttgaattttttactctgaggctcatgcgcacagcactctcgcgcacatacttctggttaactaatttttgtgtttgagggatgtttggtcattttaatttgtctgactgattaaatataactttattatagttccatgaataacatatttaaaaatcagacatgtaaaagtaagtaaagttcatttaattttagtggagctttaaagcgtctgacaaaagttctggtccatgacaagtgtctgacacttattacagtatgttcaaaataatattctacaaaataggtataaaaatcagttatgtaaatttaagttaaatagctcttatttttagttacctttctcacctggtacctgcccaggtgtcattcagcaagtttcataaatacgtaGGTATTCAAAGCACATTTGTCTCCAAGCTGCTCTATCCAGTAGTTTTTGTACCCAGTTCATTATTTCCAGTGTCCttaaatttcttttaacttgGTCCTGCTTGCCTGTTCCTATAGTAGGTCTGTCTTCCTTTTGGTTTTTCTCCTTCTGGTGTCCACTCGGTTAACCTTCTTTATGTTGCGGTTTTTTAATTTCCTGAGAATATATTAATAACACATAATCCTCTGTACTTTTATTATTCTGACAATATTTTCCCTGTTCAGTATATAATGTATTTCAGaattcattaaaattttttttaatttggttgtttttctttttctaaatattctaataatttttcttttgtatatctTTACAATTTCTTCTTATTTACCAGTGGGACTGATTATTCTCTGTCGTATTTATGTTCTTCCATTATGTGTAGTATTATTCCAAGGTATTTATCTGCTTTTATTTCTTTAAGGTAATTCTTATGGTAATTTTTTGAGTTTGTTCTTCCTCTTACAATGACCATTATGCTATTTTTGTTGCTGTTCCCATTTGGTGTAACAACTTCGTAATCGTTGACTTTTTCAGTCTATCTAAAGcctgtttgtaataaataaataaatgtcgtGTGTTTCTACAGCATAGTCCCATAGTCgtaccattttttatttatttgttacatGTGGATAACGTCAGTCGTGGATTGTGCTCTTTCGTATCCTATCTGATATCCTACCAGCCTGTTTTTTAgaattgtaaataatattttataggtgacttttaataatataatagctCGGTGGtgttttcacttaaaaagatCATCTTGTTTAGTTACTGGCACCATTGTCTTATTCGTCGGCCATCTTTTCGTTCATCCATATTCGTAAGGTGAGATCTTATAAAGCTCCATTTTtagtaattttgaatttaaataaactataaataaataattcttgAATGAAATTATTACTGTATAACGttgaaatgttgttttttttatttaattagaaaATTGCATTGACCAAATgcccattagcgaaaaattaatggattacattaggtacaattactgcattacaatttggtttattaaatattgtggtccttattaatgtctttcaagaaattcagagtattgttaaagttacagtctgcacctagagcttctagaagtgc
Coding sequences:
- the LOC140443405 gene encoding uncharacterized protein yields the protein MTNLPQDVCQLVEKSLNQSLDNLDVTIHVGNKKGEGYIGEIIFASFKNKKTLKEDHLVIKKVFSSDKEETRAFLSHSYLNEINFYINIWPAFKTFQKSFISTKLLDVVPKCYGTSSLSGSEKVILENLKFSNYDVHPKKVVVSDALYEEIFKLYGQFHAISFAMKHYQPKEYEKLTEPLHNNWLGFLNTDLCTRGIIDTFKALEKILELKNEDDLLRKIQPYVKNGVKIYEEGVKYKGAYSVIIHGDCWSNNMMIKYNSLKKIEDIKFIDYQMCMSACPVYDLSYSFYSGASKESLNNWEKYLKIYHNSLEKSLKEYNLKVDDIFPYTELVKEWKNNVQFGFIMSLMIWGAKFVQEDDIRDLDVTEGDVDLRHLSEAEGYQQAVFNLVKHFDKNGFLVSS